The following are encoded in a window of Candidatus Fluviicola riflensis genomic DNA:
- the rbfA gene encoding ribosome-binding factor A produces MSSIRQSRIEGVIQEELATFFQRNAREICLGAMVSVTVVRVTSDLSLARIYVSIFAGPEKEVVLKSIQENSRKIRGEVGKRLKNMHKIPELIFFIDDSLDYAETINKLLK; encoded by the coding sequence ATGAGTTCAATCAGACAAAGCAGAATTGAAGGCGTTATTCAGGAAGAATTAGCGACTTTTTTTCAACGAAATGCCCGTGAGATATGTTTGGGCGCCATGGTGAGTGTTACCGTAGTGCGCGTTACTTCCGATCTTTCACTGGCACGTATTTATGTAAGTATTTTTGCCGGCCCCGAAAAGGAGGTCGTATTAAAAAGCATCCAGGAAAATTCCCGAAAAATACGTGGTGAAGTGGGCAAACGCCTGAAAAATATGCACAAGATTCCGGAGTTGATCTTCTTCATCGATGACTCGCTCGATTACGCCGAAACGATCAATAAATTATTAAAATAA